One stretch of Cetobacterium sp. ZOR0034 DNA includes these proteins:
- a CDS encoding SIR2 family protein, translated as MNKLYIDFLAKELISNKLIIFVGAGASIDSKLPTWNDLIKNFSKELGSVKEKLDYDELLDIPEEYYKKFGKVPYYRILEDIFKKEFQPNPIHKALEKLEVNYVITTNFDTLIEDALNENYDYDIVKKDEDLAHTSSSKMIIKMHGDLDNKNIILKKSDFKNYEEKFPLVSTFIKGLFTTNTILFIGYSLSDPNVQYIISWIKKILKEDFRKVYLVDYEGFGKKENEDEEIINKIILPDLKKKEYSGMNEEELLNNKGKLLTDFLEDLAKQKEEKLIEENYLIYSKLDYLTEINFKELIKNIDINFSFGNDRILDEKSIEENFRNELDLSEIKKYLDVLVKSDVKLVKNESVSLILDNNKNLDIILEKQEKLNEILEYILEFDKEKFKKAVSENEKISAENLVVSGCIFFEEYNLAREILTKKLKEYQLYNNKEKILWTYFLLNIIQRLDLRTHFSSEEEINLKKIYNKYFKRKTTLYEEIINWETLEKNSKQLNKYIEKVREDKNTYFYREASLITESQLLIRDIYKFIFMNGISTNFSEIKDMTKKYIEILLIAYKNDSQKIDKKRWKILSLDNFNYYDYFFMIELSNSVLKKLFAEYNIMYLNCENITLNKLLNALKNLIGILDEKQVHFNKFMERLGNILFLIYKHNLKEEDFEKVLSILINSNKFEIFYMDEFRYRDLQDCFLGILDQNNEYLSEECLNNMINKIIESKTKTNNKVIGMMTYYYSTIISKKMEITEKLKEYFSINDRSVEIYFLRLFESNVKEKEIYKIMNELKKDFDLQLYIELLRFSYIDYDLNLENHVITHLDNIFCKKCIENSKYASILYEFYSLLENNKVSPELKLKLKNYNNENFRYYLKESKSENEWEYFLDTKHFDYSKFTISDLNSFTEYGIQKIIQRGKENKAFMKLIYEYLKANANNHILKAYLKEVFKENVE; from the coding sequence GTGAATAAATTATATATAGATTTTTTAGCAAAAGAATTAATAAGTAATAAGCTAATTATTTTTGTTGGAGCTGGAGCCTCAATAGATAGTAAACTTCCGACTTGGAATGATTTGATAAAAAACTTTTCAAAAGAATTGGGCTCAGTTAAAGAAAAACTTGATTATGATGAGCTTTTAGATATTCCAGAAGAATATTATAAAAAATTTGGAAAAGTTCCATACTATAGAATTTTAGAAGATATCTTTAAAAAAGAGTTTCAACCGAATCCGATTCATAAAGCATTAGAAAAATTAGAGGTTAATTATGTAATAACTACAAATTTTGATACTTTAATTGAAGATGCATTAAACGAAAATTATGATTATGATATTGTAAAAAAAGATGAAGACTTGGCACATACTTCTAGCTCAAAAATGATTATAAAGATGCATGGAGATTTAGATAATAAAAATATTATTTTGAAAAAATCGGACTTTAAAAATTATGAAGAAAAATTCCCTTTAGTTTCTACTTTTATAAAAGGATTATTTACAACTAATACAATTCTATTTATTGGTTATTCTTTAAGTGATCCAAATGTTCAATATATAATTTCTTGGATAAAAAAAATATTAAAGGAAGATTTTAGGAAAGTTTATTTAGTTGATTATGAAGGATTTGGTAAAAAAGAAAATGAAGATGAAGAGATAATAAATAAAATTATTTTACCTGATTTAAAGAAAAAAGAATATTCAGGAATGAATGAAGAAGAATTATTAAATAATAAAGGGAAATTATTAACTGATTTTTTAGAAGATTTAGCAAAACAGAAAGAGGAAAAATTAATAGAAGAAAATTATTTGATTTATTCTAAATTAGATTATTTAACAGAGATTAATTTTAAAGAATTAATAAAAAATATTGATATTAATTTTTCTTTTGGAAATGATAGGATATTAGATGAAAAGAGCATTGAGGAGAATTTTAGAAATGAGCTAGATTTATCGGAAATAAAAAAATATTTAGATGTTTTAGTAAAATCAGATGTAAAATTAGTAAAAAATGAATCAGTTAGTTTGATACTAGATAATAATAAAAATTTAGATATAATTTTAGAGAAACAAGAAAAATTAAATGAAATTTTAGAATATATATTAGAATTTGATAAAGAAAAATTTAAAAAAGCTGTATCAGAAAATGAAAAAATAAGTGCTGAAAATTTAGTTGTTAGTGGATGTATATTTTTTGAAGAGTATAATTTGGCAAGAGAAATATTAACAAAAAAACTAAAAGAATATCAATTGTATAATAATAAAGAAAAAATTTTATGGACATATTTTCTTTTGAATATAATACAAAGGTTAGATTTAAGAACTCATTTTTCTTCGGAAGAAGAGATTAATTTAAAAAAGATATATAATAAATATTTTAAAAGAAAAACAACTCTTTATGAAGAAATAATTAATTGGGAAACCTTAGAAAAGAATTCTAAACAACTGAATAAATATATAGAGAAAGTTAGAGAAGATAAGAATACTTATTTTTACAGAGAAGCATCTTTAATAACAGAAAGCCAACTTTTGATAAGAGATATTTATAAATTTATTTTTATGAATGGAATTTCTACTAATTTTTCTGAAATAAAAGATATGACAAAAAAATATATTGAAATCCTTTTGATTGCTTATAAAAATGATTCACAAAAAATAGACAAAAAGAGATGGAAAATTTTAAGTTTAGACAATTTTAATTATTATGATTATTTTTTTATGATTGAACTTTCAAATAGTGTTTTAAAAAAATTATTTGCTGAATACAATATAATGTATTTAAATTGTGAAAATATAACTTTAAATAAGCTTCTAAATGCTTTGAAAAATTTGATAGGTATATTAGATGAAAAACAAGTTCATTTCAATAAGTTTATGGAACGATTAGGAAATATACTATTTTTAATTTATAAGCATAACTTAAAAGAAGAAGATTTTGAGAAAGTGCTAAGCATTTTAATAAATAGCAATAAGTTTGAAATATTTTATATGGATGAATTTAGGTATCGTGATTTACAGGATTGTTTTTTAGGAATTTTAGATCAAAATAATGAGTATTTATCTGAAGAGTGTTTGAATAATATGATTAATAAAATAATAGAAAGTAAAACTAAAACAAATAATAAAGTAATAGGAATGATGACTTATTATTATTCAACTATTATTTCTAAAAAAATGGAAATAACAGAAAAATTAAAAGAATACTTTTCTATAAATGATAGGTCAGTTGAAATTTATTTTTTAAGATTATTTGAATCAAATGTTAAAGAAAAAGAAATTTACAAAATAATGAATGAACTGAAAAAAGATTTTGATTTACAATTATATATAGAATTGTTAAGGTTTAGTTATATAGATTATGATTTAAACTTAGAAAATCATGTTATCACTCATTTAGATAATATTTTTTGTAAAAAATGTATAGAAAATTCGAAATACGCATCTATACTCTATGAATTTTATTCTTTACTAGAAAATAATAAAGTTTCGCCAGAGTTAAAATTAAAATTAAAAAATTATAATAATGAAAACTTTAGATACTACTTAAAAGAGAGTAAATCAGAAAATGAATGGGAATATTTTTTAGATACCAAACATTTTGATTATAGTAAATTTACAATAAGTGATTTAAATTCATTTACAGAATATGGAATACAAAAAATAATTCAAAGAGGAAAGGAAAATAAAGCGTTCATGAAGTTGATTTATGAATATTTAAAAGCTAATGCAAATAATCATATTCTAAAAGCATATTTAAAAGAGGTTTTTAAAGAAAATGTAGAATAA